In a single window of the Pontibacter russatus genome:
- a CDS encoding Dabb family protein, which produces MKHLKITLLLVMLLGVSPFLLLSAGASKAQKLRHAVAFKFKPEVTPEQMKKATEDFHALKGKVPQILEFEGGPDVAFQKKRGGFTHCFIVTVRDEEALAAYGAHPDHQAFSKSVDPLLAEVMVVDYWAE; this is translated from the coding sequence ATGAAACACCTGAAGATCACGCTGCTCCTGGTCATGCTTCTGGGCGTGAGCCCCTTCCTGCTTCTCAGCGCCGGTGCCTCCAAGGCTCAGAAACTGCGGCATGCGGTGGCTTTTAAGTTTAAACCCGAAGTTACCCCCGAGCAGATGAAGAAAGCTACGGAAGACTTCCATGCCTTGAAGGGAAAAGTGCCCCAGATACTAGAATTTGAGGGAGGACCGGATGTGGCCTTCCAGAAGAAGCGTGGAGGGTTTACCCACTGCTTTATTGTTACAGTGAGGGATGAGGAGGCGTTGGCAGCCTATGGGGCCCACCCAGACCACCAAGCCTTCAGCAAGTCTGTGGATCCGCTGCTGGCAGAAGTCATGGTGGTGGACTATTGGGCAGAGTAA
- a CDS encoding NfeD family protein yields the protein MLLDWITVLLLIGIGLLLVVVELVFVPGTTVVGILGFILAAIGIWIGYAALGTTIGHIILAISVLAGITAFVYSFRSDSWSKFALKDRNRSYVNEDSPHMLQVGEEGRTVSALRPQGTALFADRPHEVQTRGEFVAPNAAVRIIRLEQNKIIVEPIS from the coding sequence GATCACGGTTTTATTGCTCATCGGTATTGGCCTGCTGCTGGTGGTGGTGGAGCTTGTTTTCGTGCCGGGCACTACCGTGGTGGGCATACTTGGTTTCATCCTCGCCGCCATCGGCATCTGGATCGGCTATGCTGCCCTCGGCACCACCATCGGGCACATCATCCTGGCCATCTCGGTACTGGCAGGTATAACAGCCTTTGTCTACAGCTTCCGCTCCGATAGTTGGTCGAAGTTTGCCCTGAAAGACCGGAACCGCAGCTATGTGAATGAGGACTCTCCCCATATGCTGCAGGTAGGCGAAGAGGGGAGAACCGTGTCGGCGCTGCGCCCGCAGGGCACTGCGCTGTTTGCCGACCGTCCGCACGAGGTACAGACCCGTGGTGAGTTCGTTGCGCCCAATGCCGCTGTCCGCATCATCCGCCTGGAGCAGAATAAAATTATAGTAGAACCTATCTCCTAA
- the floA gene encoding flotillin-like protein FloA (flotillin-like protein involved in membrane lipid rafts), with the protein MENLSVLLIIAGVIVALVIFLYFVPISLWITALFSGVKVGLAELVFMRIRKVPPSLIVNSMINATKAGIDLTTTELETHYLAGGNVPTVIKALISADKANIPLSFKQATAIDLAGRNVFEAVTTSVNPKVINTPNVAAVAQDGIQLIAKARVTVRANINQLVGGAGEETILARVGEGIVTSIGSSISHKSVLENPDMISKLVLQKGLDAGTAYEILSIDIADVDVGENIGAKLQIDQAGADLRVAEAKAEERRAMAVAVEQEMKAKAQEARANVIQAEVEVPQAIAAAFRSGHLGIMDYYRMQNIQSDTDMRNSIASPGQGGANKPRE; encoded by the coding sequence ATGGAAAACCTGTCCGTATTGCTGATTATTGCAGGCGTCATAGTAGCCCTGGTCATCTTCCTGTACTTCGTGCCGATCAGCCTCTGGATCACCGCGCTTTTCTCCGGCGTGAAGGTTGGCCTGGCGGAACTGGTGTTCATGCGCATCCGGAAAGTGCCGCCGAGCCTTATTGTCAACTCCATGATTAACGCCACCAAAGCTGGCATCGACCTGACGACAACCGAGTTGGAGACGCACTACCTGGCGGGCGGCAATGTGCCAACTGTCATCAAAGCGCTGATTTCTGCGGACAAGGCAAACATCCCGCTGTCTTTCAAGCAGGCCACCGCCATAGACCTGGCAGGCCGCAATGTGTTCGAGGCCGTCACTACCTCCGTGAACCCGAAGGTGATTAACACGCCCAATGTGGCCGCCGTGGCGCAGGACGGCATCCAACTGATTGCGAAGGCCCGTGTGACGGTGCGCGCCAACATAAACCAACTGGTAGGCGGCGCTGGCGAGGAGACCATCCTGGCCCGGGTGGGGGAAGGCATCGTCACTTCCATTGGCTCCTCTATCTCGCACAAAAGCGTGCTGGAAAACCCCGACATGATCTCAAAACTGGTGCTGCAGAAAGGCCTGGATGCGGGCACCGCCTACGAAATCCTCTCCATCGACATCGCGGACGTCGATGTGGGCGAGAACATCGGGGCGAAACTGCAGATAGACCAGGCCGGGGCTGACCTGCGCGTGGCCGAGGCCAAAGCCGAAGAGCGCCGCGCTATGGCGGTGGCCGTGGAGCAGGAAATGAAGGCAAAGGCGCAGGAAGCGCGTGCCAACGTAATTCAGGCGGAGGTGGAAGTGCCGCAGGCCATCGCCGCCGCTTTCCGCAGTGGACACCTGGGCATTATGGACTACTACCGCATGCAGAACATCCAGTCCGACACCGATATGCGCAACTCCATCGCCAGTCCGGGGCAGGGAGGCGCGAACAAGCCGCGGGAGTAG